In a single window of the Niabella ginsenosidivorans genome:
- a CDS encoding SatD family protein, whose product MIAIITGDIIRSETTDPQEWMPVLKRFLKKQGSTPADWEIYRGDAFQLKLPPQDALFKCLLLKSMVKQKPELDVRLSIGLGTVDYEAGKITESNGTAFVRSGRQFDHLKEDKINLAFATGDAQADTTLNLMARFASLITDNWSVAAAEIVQLFMEKPELNQQQIADQLKINQSAVSQSRKRAQFDLLMDFNTYYKNTVKALNT is encoded by the coding sequence ATGATCGCTATCATTACAGGAGACATAATCCGCTCGGAAACCACGGACCCGCAGGAATGGATGCCCGTATTAAAACGCTTTTTGAAAAAGCAGGGTAGCACCCCGGCAGACTGGGAGATATACCGGGGCGATGCCTTCCAGTTAAAACTGCCGCCGCAGGATGCATTGTTTAAATGCCTGCTTTTAAAAAGCATGGTCAAACAAAAGCCGGAGCTGGATGTACGCCTTAGCATCGGCCTTGGCACCGTCGATTATGAGGCCGGTAAAATAACCGAATCAAACGGAACAGCTTTTGTACGCTCCGGGAGGCAGTTTGACCACCTGAAAGAAGATAAAATAAACCTGGCATTTGCAACAGGGGATGCGCAAGCAGATACCACGCTGAACCTGATGGCCCGTTTTGCCTCTTTAATAACCGACAACTGGAGCGTTGCTGCTGCAGAAATAGTACAGTTATTTATGGAAAAACCGGAGCTGAACCAACAACAGATCGCAGATCAGCTAAAGATCAACCAATCTGCCGTAAGCCAGAGCCGTAAACGGGCCCAGTTTGACCTGCTGATGGATTTTAACACCTATTATAAAAATACAGTAAAAGCCCTCAACACATGA
- a CDS encoding amino acid permease → MEKSDTNGLKRGLQNRHIQLIALGGAIGTGLFLGIGPAAVLAGPSVILGYALAGMIAFFIMRQLGEMVVQEPVSGSFSHFAYKYWGPFAGFASGWNYWMLYILVSMSELTAIGVYVQFWWPEIPLWASSLFFFIAINALNLTSVKVYGEAEFWFSIIKVIAIIAMILFGTYLLVSGTGGPQATITNLWQNGGFFPKGWFRSDGNGSYQGLLAAMATIMFSFGGLELVGITAAEAENPEKNIPKATNQVIYRVLIFYVGALVILFALSPWENITGKSSPFVMVFDRLKAFRFSLMGHTIYVTRIIANALNIIVLTAALSVYNSSVYSNSRMLYGLADQGNAPKFLSKLNRNHVPVMAIMVSALFAAICIIINKVIPEQALKVLMSLVVSSLIINWVMISFTHIKFRQAHRGEPTKFPSLLYPLSNYSCLVFLLGVLIIMWLTGERAPVELMPVWIIFLYSCYALLKKNRNR, encoded by the coding sequence TTGGAAAAGAGTGATACAAACGGGTTAAAGAGAGGCCTGCAGAACCGCCACATACAACTCATAGCATTGGGAGGCGCCATTGGCACCGGTTTGTTCCTGGGCATCGGGCCGGCAGCAGTTCTGGCAGGGCCCTCCGTAATCCTGGGCTATGCCCTTGCAGGGATGATCGCCTTTTTTATTATGAGGCAACTGGGAGAAATGGTAGTGCAGGAGCCCGTTTCCGGAAGCTTCAGTCATTTTGCCTATAAATACTGGGGGCCTTTTGCAGGCTTTGCCTCGGGCTGGAATTACTGGATGTTGTATATACTGGTAAGCATGTCTGAGCTCACCGCTATAGGAGTATACGTTCAGTTCTGGTGGCCGGAGATCCCGCTATGGGCTTCCAGCCTGTTCTTTTTCATAGCCATCAACGCGCTGAACCTGACGTCTGTAAAAGTGTATGGCGAAGCAGAATTCTGGTTTTCCATTATAAAGGTTATTGCCATAATTGCAATGATCCTGTTTGGCACTTACCTGCTTGTAAGCGGAACGGGTGGCCCGCAGGCTACCATCACCAATCTCTGGCAGAACGGCGGGTTCTTTCCAAAAGGCTGGTTCCGGTCCGATGGTAACGGAAGCTACCAGGGGCTATTGGCAGCAATGGCCACGATCATGTTTTCATTCGGTGGCCTGGAGCTGGTAGGCATCACAGCTGCCGAGGCAGAAAACCCTGAAAAAAATATTCCCAAAGCCACCAATCAGGTCATTTACCGGGTACTGATCTTTTACGTGGGCGCCCTGGTGATCTTATTCGCATTATCACCCTGGGAGAACATTACAGGAAAAAGCAGTCCCTTCGTTATGGTATTTGACCGGCTAAAAGCTTTCCGGTTCAGCCTCATGGGGCATACCATTTATGTTACCAGGATTATTGCAAACGCCCTGAACATAATTGTATTAACGGCGGCGCTCTCCGTTTATAACAGCAGCGTTTACAGCAACAGCCGTATGCTGTACGGGCTGGCAGACCAGGGCAACGCGCCAAAATTCCTTTCAAAGCTCAACCGGAACCACGTACCGGTTATGGCCATTATGGTATCGGCCCTGTTTGCAGCCATCTGTATCATTATTAACAAGGTCATTCCGGAGCAGGCACTGAAAGTGCTGATGTCATTAGTGGTTTCATCGCTGATCATTAACTGGGTAATGATCAGTTTTACCCATATAAAATTCCGGCAGGCGCACAGAGGGGAACCAACAAAATTCCCTTCCCTGCTCTACCCTCTCAGCAATTACAGCTGCCTGGTCTTTCTTCTGGGCGTTTTAATAATAATGTGGCTTACCGGTGAAAGGGCTCCTGTGGAACTGATGCCGGTATGGATCATATTCCTGTACAGTTGCTATGCCCTTTTAAAAAAGAACAGGAACAGATAG
- a CDS encoding DUF3307 domain-containing protein: MILFIQLLLAHLLGDFVLQPTQWVTEKEHRKYKSAKLYLHALIHFGLILLITADIHYLPLAAVIAVSHLLIDLLKLQLQNEKNRRLLFITDQVLHLAVLAGAVYYTTHPSLELSAAAWNKILVIATGFVFLTTPASVIIKTVLSKWAPATEIRTDVIETKSLQHAGMMIGYLERTLVLIFILQGQWTAIGFLVTAKSVFRFSDLKIGQDRKLTEYILIGTLLSFGIAILTGVIVQKIITGNWMG; the protein is encoded by the coding sequence ATGATCTTATTTATCCAGCTATTGCTTGCGCACCTTTTAGGTGATTTTGTATTGCAGCCCACACAATGGGTAACAGAAAAAGAGCACCGCAAATACAAAAGCGCCAAGCTGTACCTGCATGCACTGATCCATTTTGGGTTGATCCTGCTGATAACGGCTGATATCCATTACCTGCCCTTAGCCGCGGTAATAGCAGTCAGCCATTTGCTGATTGACCTGCTAAAGCTGCAATTGCAGAATGAAAAGAACAGGCGGCTGCTTTTTATCACAGACCAGGTACTGCACCTGGCAGTACTTGCAGGAGCCGTATATTATACAACGCATCCATCGCTGGAGCTGTCTGCAGCAGCCTGGAACAAAATACTGGTCATTGCTACAGGATTTGTTTTCCTCACCACTCCCGCATCCGTTATTATAAAAACAGTGCTTTCAAAATGGGCGCCTGCAACAGAAATAAGAACGGATGTGATCGAAACCAAATCCTTACAGCACGCCGGTATGATGATCGGTTATCTGGAACGCACACTGGTACTGATCTTCATACTGCAGGGGCAATGGACCGCTATTGGTTTTCTGGTCACAGCCAAATCTGTTTTCCGTTTCAGTGATCTGAAAATCGGTCAGGACCGTAAACTTACAGAGTATATCCTCATCGGTACCTTATTAAGTTTTGGCATCGCTATCCTGACAGGTGTGATTGTACAAAAAATAATAACCGGCAACTGGATGGGGTAA
- a CDS encoding mechanosensitive ion channel family protein — protein sequence MNSVTLPFTGIYRILLLLLFICAAAVAGAQMPANQNHKQPVQGPAVLTDTNLVSSADYLEAFQQVYEALNRVPAITGSFSHIPEIGTALTGNDSAISLLKQRLSFNTRTFNLQNLHMFRALLNELSENEEDYKQTIATYDTALISIKKQLLALRKDSLIRKVFRTAALRDSFATQITDIRKKWKVADSLLSQNTAAISSMKAHIAANELAIQELLYQTGVQLKSVGARAFLKDRDYIWQSGTKKTIKRNAANRAQLLNNEKQIAGYYFRYTRSDRLTLLFISLVFFLWVAYSYRSLARVGKLATLDELPLRLLSARPWWLSLILLLTLIPAFELQAPAIYIELVQTLLALCLSKLFYKKIPDQAFKFWLCFVILLLTVPLSRIIFATFSMQRWFILLASSCSIGLGSIAFRRYRTYYRNYRLCYIALALFVMLNAAAVIANILGRGTLTQLFYTTAPYTLLHAVGLTVIANGLREAFLVHIKNCRVQKGYSDHFEWEDISRDIAKVLSLIALVLWLALLATNLDLFNSITDSLAAFLSKPRKLGGFSITFGGLLLCVGIIWLANFLQKYIAYFFGETGEDAIEHANAQHSRLLITRLILLITGFFLAVAASGLPIDKITVIIGALSVGIGLGLQSIVNNFISGIILIFDRTIRVGDVVELSNRKGKVKEIGIRTSTLVSDDGADIIIPNGDILSHNIINWTLSNNIIRSSISIIISKPLDAETLSGAVKEVLLANENVSHRKMPAIYLSPISAKWSVLKIFFWSDLSNASTTKNVLTDAVYAKLKELEIATPE from the coding sequence ATGAATTCTGTAACCCTGCCCTTTACCGGGATCTATAGGATATTGCTGTTGCTCCTGTTTATCTGTGCCGCTGCTGTTGCCGGCGCGCAAATGCCGGCAAATCAAAATCATAAGCAGCCGGTACAGGGTCCTGCTGTTCTTACGGATACCAATCTTGTATCCAGTGCAGATTATCTGGAAGCCTTCCAGCAGGTTTATGAAGCCCTTAACAGGGTTCCGGCGATAACAGGTTCTTTCAGCCATATTCCGGAAATAGGAACTGCGCTGACAGGCAATGATTCGGCCATCAGCCTTTTAAAGCAACGCCTGTCTTTTAATACCCGCACCTTTAACCTGCAGAACCTTCATATGTTCAGGGCATTGCTGAATGAACTTTCAGAAAATGAAGAAGATTACAAGCAAACAATTGCCACTTATGATACGGCACTTATCAGCATCAAAAAGCAGTTGCTGGCCCTGCGAAAGGACAGCCTTATCAGAAAAGTGTTCAGAACGGCTGCACTAAGAGATTCATTTGCCACGCAGATCACCGATATACGCAAAAAATGGAAAGTGGCAGACAGCCTTTTATCCCAGAACACTGCGGCCATAAGTAGTATGAAAGCACATATTGCCGCAAACGAGCTGGCTATACAGGAGCTGCTTTACCAAACCGGTGTGCAGCTGAAATCGGTTGGGGCAAGAGCTTTTCTGAAAGACAGGGACTATATCTGGCAATCGGGCACTAAAAAAACAATAAAGAGAAATGCCGCAAACCGGGCACAGCTTTTAAACAACGAGAAACAGATCGCCGGTTATTATTTCAGGTACACCCGCAGCGACCGTCTTACCCTGCTGTTCATTTCCCTTGTATTTTTTTTATGGGTTGCCTACAGCTACAGGAGCCTGGCCAGGGTTGGCAAACTGGCTACACTGGATGAGCTGCCGCTCCGGCTGCTGTCTGCAAGACCCTGGTGGTTATCGCTCATCCTGCTGCTGACACTGATCCCGGCCTTTGAACTGCAGGCTCCCGCAATTTATATTGAGCTGGTGCAGACACTGCTGGCCCTTTGCCTGTCGAAATTATTTTATAAAAAAATTCCGGACCAGGCCTTTAAGTTCTGGCTGTGCTTTGTAATATTATTGCTGACCGTTCCCCTGTCCCGTATCATCTTTGCCACATTTTCCATGCAAAGGTGGTTCATCCTCCTGGCAAGTAGCTGTTCAATCGGGTTGGGCAGCATTGCATTCAGAAGATACAGGACCTATTACCGCAATTACCGGCTATGCTATATAGCGCTTGCGCTTTTTGTAATGCTGAACGCGGCTGCGGTTATAGCAAACATTCTGGGCAGGGGCACGCTGACCCAGTTGTTCTATACTACAGCGCCTTATACTTTATTGCATGCAGTGGGGCTTACGGTAATAGCTAACGGCCTGCGGGAAGCCTTTCTGGTACATATTAAAAACTGCCGTGTTCAGAAAGGATATTCGGATCATTTTGAATGGGAAGATATTTCCAGGGATATTGCAAAAGTATTATCGCTTATAGCGTTGGTTTTATGGCTGGCATTGCTGGCTACTAATCTTGACCTGTTCAATTCCATAACCGACTCTCTGGCTGCCTTCCTTTCCAAGCCCAGAAAACTGGGTGGCTTTTCAATCACTTTCGGAGGGCTCCTTTTATGTGTGGGCATCATCTGGCTGGCCAATTTTCTTCAGAAATACATCGCCTACTTTTTTGGGGAAACCGGCGAAGATGCCATTGAGCATGCCAATGCACAGCACTCCCGGCTTTTAATTACAAGGCTGATCCTGCTGATCACCGGTTTCTTCCTTGCAGTGGCCGCATCAGGCTTACCTATTGATAAAATCACTGTGATCATCGGCGCATTGAGTGTGGGCATCGGCCTGGGGTTACAAAGCATCGTCAATAATTTTATCTCCGGTATCATACTGATTTTTGACAGAACCATCCGCGTGGGCGATGTAGTGGAGCTCAGCAACCGCAAAGGAAAGGTAAAAGAGATCGGCATCCGCACCAGCACCCTGGTCAGCGATGATGGTGCGGATATTATTATTCCCAATGGCGATATCCTTTCGCACAATATCATCAACTGGACACTCAGCAACAATATTATCCGCTCCTCTATTTCCATTATCATTTCAAAACCCCTTGATGCAGAAACCCTGTCCGGCGCTGTTAAGGAGGTGCTGCTGGCCAACGAAAACGTTTCTCACCGCAAAATGCCGGCAATTTATCTAAGCCCGATCAGTGCCAAATGGTCTGTATTAAAAATCTTTTTCTGGAGCGATCTTTCCAATGCCAGCACTACCAAGAATGTGTTGACCGACGCAGTGTATGCAAAGCTGAAAGAGCTGGAAATAGCAACGCCTGAATAG